In one Nitrospira sp. genomic region, the following are encoded:
- a CDS encoding HEAT repeat domain-containing protein — MGMGDTVLEQIAALQDGDWAVREEAAQRLGSFRDHRAVEPLIVVLRDSDRAVREAAIAALTALGAPAVESLGACLRDANLIVQESAAAILSAIGDARVADGLIASLASADWVVRMHAAKALGRIAEARAVPALVPLLQDKVKAVREEAGTALARLGPAALPVLVEALGHAEWLVRLHAVEALGKTKSPEAVAALLQLLFNDRDSSLKEDAVRALGEIGHVSAVEFLLTAMKEPGLRPLVAEALGKIGDAKAVPALVAVVEGTSQPDLSRVVTGCGDKWTEEMAVQTAATKSLGQIRDASTIPVLVAALKNTVTRAEAAAALVAFGQAAIPPLLSVLKHEQDDNILFHVKEALTELGWRQGRI, encoded by the coding sequence ATGGGTATGGGTGACACGGTGCTCGAACAGATTGCCGCGTTGCAGGACGGCGACTGGGCGGTCCGCGAAGAGGCGGCCCAGCGGCTGGGCTCCTTCCGCGACCACCGGGCGGTGGAACCGTTGATCGTTGTCCTGCGAGACTCCGATCGTGCCGTGCGGGAGGCGGCCATTGCCGCTCTGACTGCCCTTGGCGCACCGGCGGTCGAGTCGCTCGGGGCCTGTCTGCGCGATGCCAATCTGATTGTGCAGGAATCGGCCGCGGCGATCCTCTCGGCCATCGGCGACGCGCGCGTGGCGGACGGACTGATCGCGTCGCTGGCCAGCGCCGATTGGGTGGTGCGCATGCACGCCGCTAAGGCGCTGGGGCGCATCGCTGAGGCCCGCGCAGTGCCGGCGCTTGTCCCGCTGTTGCAAGACAAGGTCAAGGCCGTGCGCGAGGAGGCCGGCACCGCGCTGGCCCGACTCGGCCCGGCGGCGCTCCCGGTGCTGGTCGAGGCGCTCGGCCATGCGGAATGGCTGGTGCGGCTCCACGCGGTCGAAGCATTGGGTAAGACCAAGTCGCCGGAAGCCGTCGCGGCGCTGCTCCAATTGCTCTTCAACGACCGCGACTCGTCGCTCAAGGAGGATGCCGTGCGGGCGCTCGGCGAAATCGGCCACGTGAGCGCCGTCGAGTTTCTGCTAACAGCGATGAAGGAGCCGGGCTTGCGCCCACTCGTGGCCGAGGCGCTGGGGAAGATCGGCGATGCGAAAGCGGTGCCGGCTCTTGTGGCCGTGGTGGAAGGCACGAGCCAGCCAGACCTGAGCCGTGTCGTGACCGGCTGCGGGGACAAGTGGACAGAGGAGATGGCGGTTCAAACCGCGGCGACCAAGTCGCTCGGCCAAATTCGGGATGCCTCGACCATTCCCGTCCTTGTGGCGGCGCTGAAAAATACTGTGACGCGGGCGGAAGCCGCTGCGGCTCTAGTGGCGTTCGGCCAAGCCGCGATTCCGCCCCTCCTATCCGTTTTAAAGCACGAGCAGGACGACAATATTCTGTTTCACGTCAAGGAAGCATTGACAGAGTTGGGCTGGAGGCAGGGCCGGATTTAG
- a CDS encoding HEAT repeat domain-containing protein: MAKEPIETLIPELVHEEDWRRMRAMAACVQGGTKAVVALLQALATAPPPLKVEIAGMLARLKDPKGGVPLVGLLRDPDETVCKAAALALEQMAGVLDAAAAEALVHDLSSAQEEGSRQIVTKLIGAMPNAVGPVCAMLKHGDPAVRQTAVAMLDHLLEPTSADALVDAMMDPALREPATRTLKKLSAIRDRIESVFTMLRNIEGSAEREEARMATVIELLPIGRPSVDILIENLEDDDWLVREAAADLLGKIADLRSVEPLMERLRKDKDTGVKELALKALGLIGDARPLEIYIEAIPIRPLRVFAMEALAKIKDVETLRPYQDLFERLKTDRDGLVAYNAGMIVDKLAALTMQAEVQAGEGGGEET; encoded by the coding sequence ATGGCCAAAGAGCCGATTGAAACGTTGATACCCGAGCTGGTCCACGAGGAGGACTGGCGACGCATGCGCGCCATGGCAGCCTGTGTCCAGGGGGGCACAAAGGCGGTGGTAGCTCTGCTCCAGGCACTGGCCACGGCGCCGCCTCCCTTAAAGGTAGAGATCGCCGGCATGCTGGCACGCTTGAAGGATCCGAAGGGCGGCGTGCCGCTGGTGGGGCTTCTGCGCGATCCAGATGAGACGGTCTGCAAGGCGGCGGCGCTCGCGCTTGAGCAAATGGCCGGCGTGCTGGATGCGGCGGCGGCGGAGGCGCTGGTGCACGACCTCTCGTCCGCGCAGGAGGAGGGGTCGCGCCAGATCGTGACAAAGCTGATCGGCGCCATGCCGAACGCGGTCGGCCCCGTCTGCGCCATGCTCAAACATGGCGACCCGGCCGTCCGGCAGACAGCAGTTGCGATGCTCGACCACCTGCTGGAGCCCACGTCGGCCGATGCACTGGTGGATGCGATGATGGATCCGGCGCTCCGCGAGCCGGCCACGCGGACACTGAAAAAGCTCAGCGCGATCCGCGACCGCATCGAGAGCGTCTTCACCATGCTGCGCAACATCGAGGGCTCGGCCGAGCGGGAAGAGGCGCGCATGGCGACGGTGATCGAGCTACTGCCGATCGGCCGGCCCAGCGTGGATATCCTGATCGAAAATTTGGAGGACGACGACTGGTTGGTCCGTGAGGCGGCAGCGGATTTGCTGGGCAAGATTGCCGACCTCCGGTCGGTGGAACCGCTGATGGAACGCCTCCGAAAGGACAAGGACACGGGCGTGAAGGAGCTGGCGCTCAAGGCGCTCGGTCTGATCGGCGACGCGCGGCCGTTGGAGATCTATATCGAAGCGATTCCGATCCGGCCGCTGCGCGTCTTCGCGATGGAGGCGCTGGCCAAGATCAAGGACGTGGAAACGCTCCGGCCCTATCAGGATCTCTTTGAGCGATTGAAAACGGACCGGGACGGGCTAGTCGCGTACAATGCCGGAATGATCGTGGACAAGCTGGCCGCGCTGACGATGCAGGCGGAGGTCCAGGCTGGCGAGGGCGGAGGAGAGGAGACATGA
- a CDS encoding HEAT repeat domain-containing protein: MSDAVQRERIEQLLSALRDENEALRGHAIASLAQIGMPALPHLINMLTDEDAVIREAITSAIVRIGPETVEPIIAALHEDEWSVREQAASALGKLKDPRGVEPLIKALKDRDGAVRTAAVWALERIGDPRAVPGLVDALNDSLVREDVARVLKKIGDVRAVEALIEGLNGNNWMVRRHAAEALGKIGDVRSFDSLVGALQDEDWLVRRNAAESLARLGDKRAVDPLLPLLEDENEMVQETAEGALSSLGWKRKE; the protein is encoded by the coding sequence ATGAGCGACGCAGTACAGCGGGAACGGATCGAGCAGCTGCTCTCGGCCCTGCGGGACGAGAATGAGGCCCTGCGCGGGCACGCCATCGCGAGCTTGGCGCAGATTGGCATGCCGGCGCTACCGCATCTCATTAATATGCTGACGGACGAGGACGCGGTCATCCGCGAGGCGATCACGAGCGCGATCGTGCGGATCGGCCCGGAGACCGTGGAGCCGATTATCGCAGCGCTGCACGAAGACGAATGGTCTGTGCGCGAGCAGGCAGCCTCGGCCTTGGGCAAACTTAAAGATCCACGCGGCGTCGAGCCGTTGATCAAGGCCTTGAAGGATCGTGACGGCGCGGTGCGGACCGCGGCGGTCTGGGCATTGGAACGCATCGGCGATCCGCGGGCGGTGCCCGGGCTCGTGGACGCGCTCAACGACAGCCTCGTGCGCGAGGATGTGGCCCGCGTGCTGAAGAAAATCGGCGACGTGCGCGCGGTCGAGGCACTGATCGAGGGCCTAAACGGGAACAACTGGATGGTGCGCCGCCACGCGGCCGAGGCGCTGGGGAAAATCGGCGACGTGCGCAGCTTCGATTCGCTGGTCGGGGCGCTTCAGGATGAGGACTGGCTCGTCCGGCGTAACGCGGCCGAGTCGCTGGCCCGGCTGGGCGACAAGCGGGCGGTGGATCCCCTCCTGCCCTTGTTGGAAGACGAAAATGAGATGGTGCAGGAAACGGCCGAAGGCGCGCTTTCGAGTTTGGGGTGGAAACGCAAGGAGTAA
- a CDS encoding HEAT repeat domain-containing protein, translating to MANETPEQPVKLIQIGPKGGAKQDGFNLVTEKVVAVNPAAKQLEVELLAYDGKTVVLDVAEEALADLQKVKPGDGATIRVVEENGKRVAKSFKIRAKDPNTAKADAMLVDLKDTHWLNRKYAAESLGELKDARAVGPLVEALTDEVGDVRQRAYDSLIKLGGAAVPSLVGLLVSDEDELRQSATEIIRKIGKPSVEPLAIALESADDRLKTRIMKVLDRMGYKPKTTTAEVVKQIGQQT from the coding sequence ATGGCAAACGAAACGCCAGAACAACCGGTTAAGCTGATCCAGATTGGCCCGAAAGGCGGGGCCAAGCAAGACGGGTTTAATCTCGTCACGGAAAAAGTCGTCGCCGTTAACCCGGCCGCCAAGCAGCTTGAAGTGGAGCTCCTGGCGTATGACGGCAAAACCGTCGTGCTCGATGTGGCCGAGGAAGCGCTCGCCGATCTTCAGAAGGTCAAGCCGGGCGATGGGGCGACGATCCGCGTCGTCGAGGAAAACGGCAAGCGTGTCGCCAAGAGCTTTAAGATCCGTGCGAAGGATCCAAACACCGCCAAGGCCGACGCGATGCTGGTGGATCTCAAGGATACGCACTGGCTAAACCGTAAATATGCGGCTGAGTCGCTGGGCGAACTAAAGGATGCGCGTGCCGTCGGGCCGCTGGTGGAGGCGCTGACCGACGAGGTAGGCGACGTGCGGCAGCGGGCCTACGATTCGCTAATTAAGCTGGGGGGCGCGGCGGTCCCCTCGCTGGTGGGACTCCTGGTGTCGGATGAAGACGAGCTCCGGCAGTCGGCCACGGAAATCATCCGCAAGATCGGCAAGCCGTCGGTCGAGCCGCTGGCCATCGCACTCGAGAGCGCGGACGACCGGCTCAAGACTCGTATCATGAAGGTGCTGGACCGGATGGGGTACAAGCCGAAGACGACGACGGCGGAAGTCGTCAAGCAGATCGGGCAGCAGACGTGA